The following are encoded in a window of Rosa chinensis cultivar Old Blush chromosome 4, RchiOBHm-V2, whole genome shotgun sequence genomic DNA:
- the LOC112199068 gene encoding uncharacterized protein LOC112199068, whose amino-acid sequence MDKSWMHADRRSRTYELGVEEFLRFAVENASDVNNICCPCSKCGSIDGMISARVIKDHLYFNGVDESYKDWVWHGEPSRATVNANEGESEATVDMVEDGDAADNIGLGDQEEKGASEDEEFFENGEDEQYSVESNDFMRLVEDGDKALYPGCTKHTKLNALIQTYNLKAKHGMSDVCYSDMLIMIGIVLPEGNEIPGSHYEAKKTLATLGMDYKKIHACPNDCILYRGQHADASSCPTCGESRWKLGKDNIEKQGRKDEFMRHPADAPTWKLVDQKWPEFGNDPRNLRLALSSDGFNPHSSLSSRYSCWPVILVTYNLPPWLCMKRKFMMLTLLISGPKQPGNDIDVYMQPLIDDLKALWDGIDGVYDAFRGEYFKLRAVLFWTINDFPAYGNLSGSVTKAYNGCPICCENTKPHRLSHGQKMSHIGHRRWLPRHHPYRRLTKEFNNLPEFETAPEPLSGEEVLKRVEGMT is encoded by the exons ATGGATAAGTCttggatgcatgctgatagaaGATCACGCACATATGAGTTAGGTGTTGAGGAATTCCTTAGGTTTGCTGTAGAGAATGCTAGTGATGTAAATAATATCTGCTGTCCCTGTTCGAAATGTGGGAGCATAGATGGGATGATCTCAGCCAGGGTCATAAAAGATCATCTATATTTTAATGGTGTAGATGAGAGTTACAAAGATTGGGTATGGCATGGGGAACCATCTAGGGCAACAGTGAATGCTAATGAAGGGGAATCTGAAGCTACTGTAGATATGGTAGAAGATGGAGATGCAGCAGATAATATAGGGTTGGGAGATCAGGAAGAAAAAGgggctagtgaagatgaagagttTTTTGAAAATGGTGAGGATGAGCAGTATTCTGTAGAATCGAATGACTTCATGAGGTTAGTTGAGGATGGAGATAAAGCTTTGTATCCCGGTTGTACCAAGCACACAAAGTTAAATGCACTTATACAGACTTATAACCTTAAAGCAAAACATGGAATGTCCGATGTGTGCTATTCTGACATGTTGATCATGATCGGAATAGTTCTCCCTGAGGGTAATGAGATACCTGGTTCGCATTATGAGGCTAAGAAGACTTTGGCTACATTAGGAATGGACTATAAAAAGATCCATGCATGTCCTAATGACTGTATTTTGTACAGAGGACAGCATGCTGATGCGAGTAGTTGTCCTACATGTGGGGAGTCTAGGTGGAAATTAGGCAAAGATAATATCGAGAAGCAAGG GAGGAAGGATGAGTTTATGCGTCATCCTGCAGATGCCCCTACTTGGAAGTTAGTGGACCAAAAATGGCCAGAATTTGGTAATGACCCTAGGAACCTTAGACTTGCACTTTCATCTGATGGTTTTAATCCCCACAGCTCTTTGAGTAGTAGATATTCATGCTGGCCAGTTATACTAGTTACGTATAACCTCCCTCCATGGCTATGCATGAAAAGGAAGTTCATGATGCTGACTTTATTGATTTCTGGACCTAAGCAACCCGGAAATGACATTGATGTATACATGCAGCCCTTGATTGACGATTTAAAAGCTTTGTGGGATGGGATAGATGGAGTGTATGATGCATTTAGAGGAGAATACTTTAAACTGAGAGCTGTTTTGTTTTGGACGATTAACGACTTTCCCGCTTATGGGAACTTATCGGGTAGTGTTACTAAGGCGTACAATGGCTGTCCTATATGTTGTGAGAACACAAAACCACATCGGCTATCTCATGGACAGAAAATGAGCCATATTGGTCACCGGAGATGGTTACCGCGCCATCATCCTTACCGAAGGCTGACCAAAGAGTTCAATAACTTACCGGAGTTTGAAACTGCCCCTGAACCCTTAAGTGGAGAAGAGGTATTAAAAAGGGTTGAGGGCATGACCTAG
- the LOC112199069 gene encoding uncharacterized protein LOC112199069 — MHIEKNVCDSIIGTLFNIPGKTKDGVAARLDLVEMGIRTGLGPTPGQKKDKLPLASWNLLLEEKRAMCMSFFNMKGPYGISSNIRNLVSLDDLRLVGLKSHDCHMVMQQLLPIAIRSSLEKPVRFAIIRFCLFFKAICSKVIDVRKLKKMQEDLVLTVCELEKYFPPSFFDIMIHLTVHLVREVELCGPVFFRWMYPFERYMKTLKGYVRNRNHPEGCIAESYVVEEAVEFCSDRILSGENTVGIPSIGIFDESCTKPLSGATVVSIYGRELELAHLCVLQNTEEARPYFIKHMEILELTYPKFKANQNWLTNKQNKTFAKWIKEKVLEEFSNPNNDISETLRWIADGPNPDVPTFCSYMVNGVHFNTKERDDVRKVQNSGVSLHARALQVASAKDKNPKLDDMQFYGVITTIWEMDYQRFRIPVFKCDWVENAKGIKVDEFGFTLVNLNRIGHVSDPFVLGKDVKQVWYVADPLDDDWSVVITCPDRDYANDSDEAEELENLEVEQQPFIATMPAIESYDNIVDDDENHYMREGNEGIWVDK; from the exons ATGCACATTGAGAAGAATGTATGCGATAGTATTATTGGTACATTATTCAATATTCCTGGAAAAACGAAAGATGGAGTCGCTGCTAGGTTGGATCTGGTGGAAATGGGCATAAGGACTGGTTTGGGACCAACACCAGGGCAAAAGAAAGACAAGTTGCCTTTGGCAAGTTGGAATCTGCTGCTAGAAGAGAAGAGAGCAATGTGCATGTCTTTTTTCAACATGAAGGGTCCTTACGGCATTTCCTCAAATATAAGGAACCTTGTTTCCTTAGATGACTTAAGGCTGGTTGGTCTCAAATCACATGATTGTCATATGGTGATGCAACAGCTACTACCAATTGCTATACGTTCAAGTTTGGAGAAACCAGTCCGGTTTGCAATCATTCGGTTTTGTCTCTTTTTTAAGGCAATATGCAGCAAAGTGATAGATGTTAGGAAGCTGAAAAAAATGCAAGAAGATCTAGTTTTGACAGTTTGTGAgcttgagaagtattttccacCATCCTTCTTTGATATCATGATTCATCTCACAGTCCATCTTGTTAGAGAAGTTGAGCTTTGTGGACCAGTTTTCTTTAGGTGGATGTACCCTTTTGAAAGGTACATGAAAACCCTCAAAGGGTATGTTAGAAATCGAAACCATCCAGAGGGTTGCATTGCTGAGTCATATGTTGTTGAAGAAGCAGTGGAATTTTGCTCAGATCGTATACTTTCTGGTGAAAATACAGTTGGCATCCCATCAATAGGCATTTTTGATGAAAGCTGCACCAAACCGTTATCTGGTGCTACTGTTGTATCCATTTATGGAAGGGAGTTGGAACTAGCACATCTTTGTGTATTACAGAATACAGAGGAGGCAAGACCATACTTCAT TAAGCATATGGAGATTTTGGAGCTTACCTATCCTAAATTCAAAGCTAATCAGAACTGGTTGACTAATAAGCAAAATAAAACTTTTGCTAAGTGGATTAAGGAGAAG GTTCTTGAAGAATTCAGCAATCCTAATAATGATATCTCTGAAACTTTAAGGTGGATTGCAGATGGACCAAATCCAGATGTACCTACTTTTTGTAGTTACATGGTTAACGGGGTTCATTTCAATACCAAAGAACGCGACGATGTAAGAAAAGTGCAAAACAGCGGTGTTAGCCTACATGCCCGTGCTTTACAAGTAGCTAGTGCAaaggacaaaaacccaaaattggATGATATGCAATTTTATGGAGTGATTACAACAATTTGGGAGATGGACTATCAAAGGTTTAGAATTCCTGTGTTCAAGTGTGATTGGGTTGAAAACGCCAAAGGCATTAAAGTAGATGAGTTTGGGTTTACGTTGGTAAACTTGAATAGGATAGGTCATGTGAGTGATCCTTTTGTTTTAGGTAAGGATGTGAAACAAGTATGGTATGTAGCTGATCCGCTTGATGATGATTGGTCAGTAGTTATAACATGTCCTGATAGAGATTATGCAAATGATAGTGATGAAGCAGAAGAGCTTGAAAATTTGGAAGTTGAGCAGCAACCCTTTATAGCAACAATGCCAGCAATTGAGTCATATGACAATATAGTTGATGATGATGAGAACCACTACATGCGAGAAGGGAACGAAGGGATATGGGTTGATAAATGA
- the LOC121052822 gene encoding uncharacterized protein LOC121052822, which translates to MAKRMREIQLRGTRSSNTKRSNGATSRGTSVQAASKLSLKRQKRLKGKRAMKREGLKLLKRGCVTMSRIVRRKIIGKRMTVQFNQKGQPIGKAGKEMQSYIGVLARKKVPISIPTWKDVLVEQKNKIWEGIKLSFLLRPEHKRMVLISAGAKWREFKSHLTTRYILPHRDNLEIIESRPEDYLFINQDVWEIFVQDRLSDSFLELHEKQKRKRALSKYPHRLSRKGYAGLEEELSTTMDEAELDRATMWIKARQDKNGGFKDPLVEEKAKEIADLKKKEAEES; encoded by the exons ATGGCCAAAAGAATGAGGGAAATTCAGCTGAGAGGGACAAGGTCTAGCAATACCAAGCGATCCAATGGAGCAACATCAAGGGGAACTTCAGTACAAGCTGCATCAAAGTTGTCATTGAAACGACAAAAGAGATTGAAGGGTAAAAGAGCTATGAAAAGGGAAGGACTGAAGTTGCTTAAACGAGGGTGTGTGACAATGTCTCGTATAGTGAGACGAAAAATAATTGGAAAGAGGATGACAGTTCAGTTCAACCAGAAAGGACAACCCATAGGGAAAGCTGGTAAAGAAATGCAGTCATATATTGGGGTGTTAGCTCGCAAGAAGGTTCCAATCTCGATACCTACATGGAAGGATGTTTTAGtggaacaaaaaaataaaatctggGAAGGCATAAAG TTGTCATTTTTGTTGCGTCCAGAACACAAAAGAATGGTCTTAATCTCAGCAGGAGCAAAATGGAGAGAGTTCAAGAGTCATTTGACCACCCGCTACATTCTCCCACATAGAGATAACCTTGAAATTATCGAATCTCGACCAGAGGACTAtcttttcattaatcaagatgtctgggagatttttgtacAAGATAGGTTATCTGACTCATTTCTA GAACTCcatgagaaacaaaaaagaaaacgagCCTTAAGTAAGTATCCTCATCGGCTGTCACGTAAAGGGTACGCCGGATTGGAGGAAGAACTG TCTACAACTATGGATGAAGCTGAACTTGATCGTGCAACCATGTGGATCAAAGCACGTCAAGATAAGAATGGAGGATTTAAAGATCCTTTAGTAGAGGAGAAGGCCAAAGAAATT GCtgatttgaagaaaaaagaggCTGAGGAGAGTTAA